The Mesorhizobium sp. AR10 genome includes the window CGCGGCCCTTTTTCACCTGATCCGAGACCAAGCTTTCGGAATGCGCCTTGCCCTTGGCGGCGGACTCCATGTCGCGGTCGAGCAGCACCACCGGAATGCCGGCCTTGGCCGTCACATAGGCGATGCCGGCGCCCATGAAGCCGGCGCCGAGCACGCCGATCTTCTTGAACTTGGTTTCCGGCACGCCGGCCGGGCGGCGCGCGCCCTTGTTCAGTTCCTGCAGCGACACGAATAGCGAGCGGATCATAGCCGCCGCTTCCTTGGTCTGCATGATCTCGGTGAAATAACGCTGTTCGATGCGCAGGCCGGTGTCGAACGGCACCAGCAGGCCTTCATAGACGCATTTCAGGATCGCGGCTGCAGCAGGATAATTGCCAAAGGTCTCGCGACGCAGGATGGCGATGGCCGGCGGCCACAGATTGGCGCCCGCCACCGAATAGACCGGGCCGCCGGGCAGCTTGAAGCCCTTTTCGTCCCACGGCGCCACCGGCTTCAGGCCATTCTTGATCATCGCCTTGGCGGTTTCGACCAGCCTGGCCGGCTCGGCGATCTCATGGATCAAGCCCATCGCCTTGGCCTTCTGCGGCGAAAGCGTCTGGCCGGAGGTCAGCATCTGCAACGCCTGCTGCTGGTCGGTCAGCCGCGGCACGCGCTGGGTGCCGCCGGCGCCCGGGAAGATGCCGATCTTCACCTCGGGAAGCGCCATCTTGACCTTGTCGGAATCGGCCGCGACACGACCGTGGCAAGCGAGCGAAAGCTCGAACGCGCCACCCATGCAGGTGCCGTTGATCGCCGATACCCAGGACTTTCCGCAAGTTTCCAGCTTGCGGAACAGGCCGGTCATATAACCTGCATTGTCGAACAGCGCCTTGATCGCCTTGTCAGCGTCCTTGCCTTTTTCGGCGGCGTAGGCCGACAGCATCTTCTGCAGCATGGTGATGTCGGCGCCGCCCGAAAACGTGTCCTTGCCGGAGGTGATCACCGCGCCCTTGATGGCTGCGTCGCCCGCCACCTTGTCGACGATGGCGTTCAACTCCAGCATCGCCTCTTCGGTGAAGACGTTCATCGAACGGCCGGGCATATCCCAGGTGACCAGCGCGATGCCGTCGGCGTCGATATCGAGGGTGAAATTGGTGTAGCTCATGGTCTCTCTCCCCGTCAGACGCGTTCGATGATCGTTGCGGTGCCCATGCCGGCGCCGATGCACAGCGTCACCAGCGCGGTGTTCAGGTTTCGCCGCTCCAGCTCGTCCAGCACTGTGCCGAAGATCATGGCACCGGTGGCGCCGAGCGGATGGCCCATGGCGATGGCGCCGCCATTGACGTTGATCCGGTCATGCGGAATGTCGAAGGCCTGCATGTAGCGCAGCACCACCGATGCGAAAGCCTCGTTGAGCTCGAACAGGTCGATGTCGGACAGCTTCATCTTGGCGCGCTTCAACAGCTTCTCCGTCACGTCGACCGGACCGGTCAACATCAGCACCGGCTCGGAACCGATGTTGGCAAAAGCGCGGATGCGCGCGCGCGGCTTCAGGCCGAGCGTCTTTCCGGCCTTTTTCGAGCCGAGCAGAACGGCCGCCGCGCCATCGACGATGCCGGATGAATTGCCGGCATGGTGGACGTGGTTGACCTCTTCCACCTCAGGATGCTTCTGCACGGCGACGGCATCGAAGCCGCCCATTTCGCCGGGCATGACGAAAGACGGGTTGAGGGCTGCCAGCGACTGCATGTCGGTCGACGGCCGCATGTGCTCGTCATGGTCGAGGATGGTGAGCCCATTCTGGTCCTTGATGGGGATCACCGAATTCTTGAAGCGGCCGTCGGCCCAGGATTTGGCGGCACGCTTCTGGCTCTCGACGGCATAAGCGTCGACGTCGTCGCGCGAAAAACCGTATTTGGTGGCGATCAGGTCGGCCGAGATGCCTTGCGGCACGAACCAGCCGGGCAGACCAACCGAAGGATCCATGAACCAGGCGCCGCCGGACGCGCCCATGCCGACGCGCGACATCGATTCGACGCCGCCGGCAATGACGATCTCGTCGGCGCCTTGCGCGATCTTGGCGGCGCCAAAATTGATGGCGTCAAGACCGGAAGCGCAGAAGCGCGAGATCTGCATGCCGGGCGCCTTGGTGTCGTAGCCGGCCTCGAAAGCGGCAGCGCGCGGAATGACCGAACCCGCCTCGCCGACCGGATCGACGCAGCCGAAGATGATGTCGTCAACAGTGCCGGTGTCGAGCCCGTTGCGGTCGCGCAACGCTTCCAGCACCTTGGCGCCGAGCCGTACCGCCGGCACTTCGTGCAGCGAGCCATCCTTCTTGCCCTTGCCGCGCGGCGTGCGCACGGCGTCATAGACATAGGCTTCGGTCATTTTCTTGCTCCTTGGGTTTGCTGACAGTCGCTCAGAGAGAGCGTCCGATCAGCAATTTCATGATCTCATTGGTGCCGCCGTAGATGCGCTGGACGCGGGCGTCGCGGAACATGCGGGCGATCGGATATTCATTCATGTAGCCATAGCCGCCATGCAATTGAAGGCATTCGTCGACCACTTTTCCCTGCAGGTCGGACAGCCAGTATTTGGCCATCGAGGCCGTCACCGGGTCGAGGCCGCCATTGATGTGGCGGGCGACGCAGTCATTGTAGAAGACGCGGCCGATGGTCGCCTCGGTCTTCAGTTCGGCCAGCTTGAACTGGGTGTTCTGGAATTCGATGATCGCCTTGCCGAAGGCCTTGCGCTGCTTGACGTAGTCGATGGTCAGCGCCAGGGCGCGCTCGATCATGGCGATGGCGCCGG containing:
- a CDS encoding 3-hydroxyacyl-CoA dehydrogenase NAD-binding domain-containing protein → MSYTNFTLDIDADGIALVTWDMPGRSMNVFTEEAMLELNAIVDKVAGDAAIKGAVITSGKDTFSGGADITMLQKMLSAYAAEKGKDADKAIKALFDNAGYMTGLFRKLETCGKSWVSAINGTCMGGAFELSLACHGRVAADSDKVKMALPEVKIGIFPGAGGTQRVPRLTDQQQALQMLTSGQTLSPQKAKAMGLIHEIAEPARLVETAKAMIKNGLKPVAPWDEKGFKLPGGPVYSVAGANLWPPAIAILRRETFGNYPAAAAILKCVYEGLLVPFDTGLRIEQRYFTEIMQTKEAAAMIRSLFVSLQELNKGARRPAGVPETKFKKIGVLGAGFMGAGIAYVTAKAGIPVVLLDRDMESAAKGKAHSESLVSDQVKKGRAKPEDKDRLLSLITPTADYADLAGCDLVVEAVFEDSAVKKGATEQAEAVLKPAAIFASNTSTIPISSLAKNSARPKNFIGIHFFSPVDKMMLVEIILGKKTGDKALATAIDFVRAIKKTPIVVNDTRGFYVNRCVLRYMSEAYKMLIEGVPAPMIENAAKAAGMPVGPLALTDETAIDLAQKIMKQTIRDLGDKAVDAKQMALINTLVDSHGRFGRKNGKGFYDYPQKPAKKKLWPGLKDLYPQLAPEKVDYEELQQRLLFTIALEATRVMEEGIVTDPREADVGSILAFGFAPYTGGALSYIDGIGAREFVRIAKGLQKKYGAEFKAPKLLLDMAEKGETFYQRFDPYAKDEAKKAA
- a CDS encoding acetyl-CoA C-acetyltransferase, with translation MTEAYVYDAVRTPRGKGKKDGSLHEVPAVRLGAKVLEALRDRNGLDTGTVDDIIFGCVDPVGEAGSVIPRAAAFEAGYDTKAPGMQISRFCASGLDAINFGAAKIAQGADEIVIAGGVESMSRVGMGASGGAWFMDPSVGLPGWFVPQGISADLIATKYGFSRDDVDAYAVESQKRAAKSWADGRFKNSVIPIKDQNGLTILDHDEHMRPSTDMQSLAALNPSFVMPGEMGGFDAVAVQKHPEVEEVNHVHHAGNSSGIVDGAAAVLLGSKKAGKTLGLKPRARIRAFANIGSEPVLMLTGPVDVTEKLLKRAKMKLSDIDLFELNEAFASVVLRYMQAFDIPHDRINVNGGAIAMGHPLGATGAMIFGTVLDELERRNLNTALVTLCIGAGMGTATIIERV